The Coffea arabica cultivar ET-39 chromosome 8e, Coffea Arabica ET-39 HiFi, whole genome shotgun sequence genome window below encodes:
- the LOC113704241 gene encoding uncharacterized protein isoform X2, whose amino-acid sequence MEEFLLYAKLEDVTCPICLDFPHNGVLLQCSSYDKGCRPFVCDTDHLHSNCLDRYKQAYGTLSGSQSPLISDATPSESMNLANLDASGRPTCPLCRGEVTGWVVIDEVRKSLDEKKRSCEEEKCRYKGTYMELQKHAQLEHPHSRPSKIDPARQLDWENFQQSSEIIDVLSTIHSEVPRGVILGDYVIEYGDYHSEDELEEFRRDEGNWWTSCILYHVFDNLRASRNRRRSRVSIPRRANHHSSYTSNSDDGSVASVEFPDYRTEETDDDLVSSRGPSRVGADDRSSRRRRSRFYDS is encoded by the exons ATGGAGGAGTTCCTACTGTACGCTAAATTGGAAGATGTAACTTGTCCAATATGTTTGGATTTCCCCCACAATGGAGTTCTCCTCCAATGCTCATCGTATGATAAAGGATGCAGGCCTTTTGTTTGTGACACAGACCATCTACACTCAAATTGTTTGGACAGATATAAACAAGCATATGGAACTTTATCTGGATCACAATCACCTTTGATATCTGATGCAACACCTAGTGAGAGCATGAATTTGGCAAATCTAGATGCAAGTGGCAGGCCAACGTGTCCGTTATGTAGAGGAGAAGTGACTGGTTGGGTAGTTATTGATGAAGTTCGCAAGAGTTTAGATGAAAAGAAACGTTCCTGTGAAGAGGAAAAATGTAGATATAAAGGGACCTACATGGAACTTCAGAAACATGCTCAACTCGAGCATCCTCATTCCCGTCCTTCGAAAATTGATCCCGCACGGCAACTTGAttgggaaaatttccagcaatccTCTGAAATTATAGATGTTTTGAGCACCATTCATTCAGAAGTACCCCGGGGGGTGATTTTGGGCGACTATGTGATCGAATATGGGGATTATCACTCCGAAGATGAATTGGAGGAATTCCGTAGAGATGAAGGAAACTGGTGGACATCGTGTATTCTTTATCACGTATTTGACAATCTTAGGGCATCTAGAAACAGAAGAAGGTCCAGAGTCAGTATTCCAAGGAGAGCAAACCACCATTCAAGTTATACTTCCAACTCAGATGATGGTTCAGTGGCATCTGTAGAGTTTCCTGATTATAGGACTGAGGAGACTGATGATGATTTAGTGAGTTCAAGAGGCCCATCAAGGGTTGGAGCTGATGATCGCAG CTCACGTAGACGACGTTCACGCTTCTATGACAGTTAG
- the LOC113704241 gene encoding uncharacterized protein isoform X1, with amino-acid sequence MEEFLLYAKLEDVTCPICLDFPHNGVLLQCSSYDKGCRPFVCDTDHLHSNCLDRYKQAYGTLSGSQSPLISDATPSESMNLANLDASGRPTCPLCRGEVTGWVVIDEVRKSLDEKKRSCEEEKCRYKGTYMELQKHAQLEHPHSRPSKIDPARQLDWENFQQSSEIIDVLSTIHSEVPRGVILGDYVIEYGDYHSEDELEEFRRDEGNWWTSCILYHVFDNLRASRNRRRSRVSIPRRANHHSSYTSNSDDGSVASVEFPDYRTEETDDDLVSSRGPSRVGADDRRFTSATKSSGRKVDG; translated from the exons ATGGAGGAGTTCCTACTGTACGCTAAATTGGAAGATGTAACTTGTCCAATATGTTTGGATTTCCCCCACAATGGAGTTCTCCTCCAATGCTCATCGTATGATAAAGGATGCAGGCCTTTTGTTTGTGACACAGACCATCTACACTCAAATTGTTTGGACAGATATAAACAAGCATATGGAACTTTATCTGGATCACAATCACCTTTGATATCTGATGCAACACCTAGTGAGAGCATGAATTTGGCAAATCTAGATGCAAGTGGCAGGCCAACGTGTCCGTTATGTAGAGGAGAAGTGACTGGTTGGGTAGTTATTGATGAAGTTCGCAAGAGTTTAGATGAAAAGAAACGTTCCTGTGAAGAGGAAAAATGTAGATATAAAGGGACCTACATGGAACTTCAGAAACATGCTCAACTCGAGCATCCTCATTCCCGTCCTTCGAAAATTGATCCCGCACGGCAACTTGAttgggaaaatttccagcaatccTCTGAAATTATAGATGTTTTGAGCACCATTCATTCAGAAGTACCCCGGGGGGTGATTTTGGGCGACTATGTGATCGAATATGGGGATTATCACTCCGAAGATGAATTGGAGGAATTCCGTAGAGATGAAGGAAACTGGTGGACATCGTGTATTCTTTATCACGTATTTGACAATCTTAGGGCATCTAGAAACAGAAGAAGGTCCAGAGTCAGTATTCCAAGGAGAGCAAACCACCATTCAAGTTATACTTCCAACTCAGATGATGGTTCAGTGGCATCTGTAGAGTTTCCTGATTATAGGACTGAGGAGACTGATGATGATTTAGTGAGTTCAAGAGGCCCATCAAGGGTTGGAGCTGATGATCGCAG GTTTACCAGTGCAACCAAGTCCAGTGGACGAAAGGTTGATGGATAG